The following coding sequences lie in one Silene latifolia isolate original U9 population chromosome 5, ASM4854445v1, whole genome shotgun sequence genomic window:
- the LOC141655416 gene encoding uncharacterized protein LOC141655416, with the protein MRVLEIATNKKFCLSMVYGFNDLCGRHELWDQLTRFASIVHGPWLVCGDFNTVLVHSKRLGGSSTDAEIEDFYACVDKCELFDSPAMGSLFTWNNKQDATTRVYSRLDRALINREWSMDMEEINYNKEHFCDIENSSLMALKNLEYIQSQIVQQPGDKDWIEKEKHAIKEYKELKEACAHFLSQKAKASWIKEGDILAIKDVDGVEHDDPQHIQEAFLKYYKSLLGESVSTTKVNVKIIRKGATCNAAHCSVLLKPITDEEIKAAIFSILEYKTSGPDGYSSAFYKDSWSIIGDEVCQAVKDVFRSGKLFRQLNTTVLTLIPKCKVPTHVTQFRPIACCNVLYKCISKLICNRLAEVLPEIISLNQGSFIKGRSIIENILEC; encoded by the exons ATGAGGGTACTGGAAATTGCTACTAATAAGAAGTTTTGTCTGTCTATGGTGTATGGCTTTAATGATTTATGTGGCAGGCATGAGTTATGGGAtcaattgactaggtttgcatcTATTGTTCATGGACCTTGGCTGGTGTGTGGGGATTTTAATACAGTCTTGGTACATTCAAAAAGACTGGGAGGTAGTAGTACAGATGCTGAAATTGAGGATTTCTATGCTTGTGTGGACAAGTGTGAATTATTTGATAGCCCTGCCATGGGGTCTTTGTTCACTTGGAACAACAAGCAAGATGCTACTACTAGGGTGTATAGTAGGCTGGATAGAGCTCTTATTAATAGAGAGTGGAGTATGGATATGGAAGAGAT AAATTATAACAAAGAGCACTTCTGTGATATTGAAAATAGTTCCTTGATGGCTTTGAAAAATCTGGAGTATATCCAAAGTCAGATTgttcaacaaccaggagacaaGGATTGGATTGAAAAAGAAAAGCATGCTATCAAGGAGTATAAAGAGTTGAAGGAGGCTTGTGCTCATTTTCTCAGTCAAAAAGCTAAAGCCAGTTGGATCAAAGAAGGTGACA TACTGGCTATCAAAGATGTGGATGGAGTGGAGCATGATGACCCTCAACATATTCAAGAGGCTTTTCTGAAATACTATAAAAGCTTATTAGGGGAATCAGTGTCTACTACTAAAGTGAATGTTAAAATTATAAGGAAGGGTGCTACTTGCAATGCTGCTCACTGTTCTGTGCTTCTCAAGCCTATCACTGATGAAGAAATTAAGGCAGCTATTTTTTCTATTCTTGAATATAAAACCTCTGGACCTGATGGCTACTCAAGTGCTTTTTATAAAGACTCTTGGAGTATTATTGGTGATGAGGTTTGTCAAGCTGTTAAGGATGTGTTTAGGTCTGGTAAGCTTTTTAGACAATTGAATACTACTGTTCTTACACTTATCCCAAAGTGTAAGGTTCCTACTCATGTCACTCAGTTTCGGcctattgcttgttgcaatgtACTCTACAAGTGTATCTCAAAACTAATTTGCAATAGGCTGGCTGAGGTGCTACCAGAGATTATTAGTCTGAACCAAGGGAGTTTCATCAAAGGTAGAAGTATAATTGAAAACATTTTGGAGTGTTAA